One Miscanthus floridulus cultivar M001 chromosome 11, ASM1932011v1, whole genome shotgun sequence DNA window includes the following coding sequences:
- the LOC136490747 gene encoding MLP-like protein 423 produces MASKVELVVEVKSPADKLWAALRDSTELFPKIFPEQYKSIETVEGDGKSAGTVRLLKYTGAVPMLTFAKEKLEVADDENKVVSYSVVDGELVDFYKNFKITLKVAPAKAAEGEAGAGAAVNWAMEFDKANDQVPDPDVIKETATKTFHDLDDYLLKN; encoded by the exons ATGGCGTCCAAGGTTGAGCTGGTGGTGGAGGTCAAGTCCCCGGCGGACAAGCTGTGGGCGGCGCTGCGCGACTCCACGGAGCTGTTCCCCAAGATCTTCCCCGAGCAGTACAAGAGCATCGAGACCGTCGAGGGCGACGGCAAGTCCGCCGGCACCGTCCGCCTCCTCAAGTACACCGGGG CGGTGCCGATGCTGACGTTCGCCAAGGAGAAGCTGGAGGTGGCGGACGACGAGAACAAGGTGGTGTCGTACAGCGTGGTGGACGGCGAGCTGGTGGACTTCTACAAGAACTTCAAGATCACGCTGAAGGTGGCCCCGGCCAAGGCGGCGGAGGGCgaggccggcgccggcgccgccgtcaACTGGGCCATGGAGTTCGACAAGGCCAACGACCAGGTGCCCGACCCGGACGTCATCAAGGAGACCGCCACCAAGACGTTCCACGACCTCGACGACTACCTCCTCAAGAACTAG
- the LOC136490809 gene encoding uncharacterized protein, with amino-acid sequence MAAFVALCEGFLGIDPHFDLWRHFFSVSLSRRKIGGKEVDAPMGCASIHLRHTRSKGYPYMRLATSNKGWHSQWFYVRDDASAPLPKYTGRLIVDAPASWGWGVQTKDKKHISDLLSALHALKGRGVKGSGIIGAYHARRVAPLMARVLPLHRMMPGMSFEGTVLVDEALPYSEVAQRVKEATEPTKDSAGMVLDIVYPVPGHPPMRPEPGFFEFPRGLVFKDSPAPLPKDRAVAAANRLAAERDKKAKEEMKKAKRLKQEARDRGEDVSSEDDDDDDDDDGDDEVAVDVDWGVLEDEETLTSGHPPVQGPFAFHAEGSESMRSVEAGESAASHGVPAEDRWTGDAGLAAADPEAIVEEGSTGAAPGSDAAPCEVMEGSSSGAAPRETREGDGSGAAPDETMEGSDSGAAPDEMNPPAPEQGAGKKRSRPDESGQGSGDPSPKRFRRPRTST; translated from the exons atggcagcgtttgttgccctgtgcgagggtttcctggggatcgatccccattttgatctgtggcggcatttctttagcgttagtctgtcgaggaggaagattggggggaaagaagtagacgcaccgatggggtgtgccagcattcacctgcgccatacccgatcgaagggttacccgtacatgcgtctggccacatccaacaagggatggcattcgcaatggttttatgttagggatgatgcgagtgcccccctaccgaagtacaccggacgtcttattgtggatgctccggcgtcatggggctggggcgtccagactaaagacaagaagcacatctccgaccttctctccgccctccatgccctgaagggtcggggtgtaaaggggtcggggattatcggtgcttaccacgcgaggagggtggcgccactgatggcgcgcgtgcttcccctgcatcggatgatgccagggatgtcgttcgagggaacggtgctcgttgacgaggcgctcccttattcggaagtggcgcagcgtgtcaaggaggcgacggagccgacgaaggattctgccggcatggtcctcgacatcgtgtatccggtgcccgggcatcctccaatgcggccggagcctgggttcttcgaattc ccgagggggctagtcttcaaggatagtccggctccactgccgaaggacagggctgtggcggcggcgaatcgactcgcggccgagcgggacaagaaggcaaaggaggagatgaagaaggcgaaacgactgaagcaggaggcacgggatcggggagaggacgtgagcagtgaggatgacgacgatgatgatgatgacgacggcgacgacgaggtagccgtcgacgtggattggggcgtcctggaggatgaggaaacgctgacaagtggccacccacccgtgcaggggccctttgcctttcacgcagagggaagtgaatcaatgagatcagtggaggccggcgagtccgccgcttcgcacggcgtgccggccgaggatcggtggacggGGGACGCTGGGCTTGCTGCCGCCGACCCTGAGGCGATCGTGGAAGAGGGTAGTACCGGAGCCGCGCCCGGCTCTGATGCCGCGCCCtgcgaggtgatggaggggagcagctccggtgctgcgccccgcgagacgagggagggggacggctccggtgccgcgcccgacgagacgatggaggggagcgactccggcgctgcgcccgacgagatgaaccctcctgccccagagcagggggcaggcaagaaacggtcccgtccggacgagtcaggacagggatctggggatccgtccccaaaacgcttccgccggccgaggacatcAACGTAA
- the LOC136490751 gene encoding uncharacterized protein, giving the protein MHSLQEKLHTMMSCIRRTSAMSLVVVILLIVSLLTIHLPTACARQVVVLNPNNNGLDNRGNENLGEALASTDDDDLAASKVLPGRKLGAPNKEGTKATEGATTTTTSAGSRPRTVKMRAAAKHGDAVTEMYDMLRRDLRVQGEPPPADQQRRHAAAGE; this is encoded by the exons ATGCATAGTTTGCAGGAGAAACTTCACACCATGATGAGCTGCATCAGGAGAACTAGTGCAATGAGTCTTGTTGTAGTTATCTTGCTCATCGTCTCCTTGCTCACTATTCACCTCCCCACCGCCTGTGCTCGCCAAG TTGTCGTGCTAAACCCAAACAATAATGGACTGGACAACAGAGGAAACGAG AACCTCGGCGAGGCGTTGGCGTCCACCGACGACGATGATTTAGCTGCCAGCAAGGTACTCCCAGGGCGGAAGCTCGGTGCGCCGAACAAGGAGGGAACCAAAGCCACCGAGGGAGCGACAACGACGACGACTTCCGCAGGCTCACGGCCGCGGACGGTGAAGATGCGCGCGGCGGCGAAGCACGGCGACGCGGTCACCGAGATGTACGACATGCTCAGGAGGGACTTACGCGTCCAGGGCGAGCCGCCGCCGGCCGATCAACAACGGCGCCACGCCGCTGCAGGTGAATAA
- the LOC136490750 gene encoding uncharacterized protein, with protein MKIDDERPYQSHIFHDLASNGSPKLDCEAERQSNHKFLADKMVEQTNQSELSFVKAEHLNGGKIGQTRIEDYSYDKDVVEIKLPDTVLSSDYGVHFVKDVCIDEGVLPNQKTSSEKQVDQKVSMNFDSSEYTNGDLREEISADSTKTAHGLKSEIVILPVMCDTDGNTGEQNSSCKKHDLEDNNTADVSTDSNDEELNPKQLPCHEVAQDCQEVGSIISESNENQDRLFTGETTHQVSSNDCYETGIGIASETSNIIHNDLPVQSAAADFSVVIPEEVAVSAALDMEGSNQVNHYNPFIAYGSLDETWEPNYSLPTIVNAASIAPICPIEKTDSFSDLVNRALKGFDPIEIDEAIIEENRLDSVEESSSTLDVQASEQCNDQSESLTNNDVKTDVAHEMGTATSLSISNGEHSDVKSDNGQKYEIDGQDINDFNPRDAELGTKISEDITDSKSSTPVQTESVVQQNGPDSAKVTAQTVIRNPFESSFSGPSITSGPLTPSGHIPYSGNISLRSESSTTSTRSFAFPVLQNEWNSSPVKMAKADRRRLKEDRGWGYRILCCKF; from the exons ATGATGAAAGGCCTTACCAAAGTCATATTTTTCATGATCTTGCATCTAACGGTAGTCCTAAATTAGACTGTGAGGCTGAAAGACAAAGTAATCACAAATTTTTGGCAGATAAAATGGTTGAACAAACCAATCAATCTGAACTTAGTTTTGTGAAGGCTGAGCATCTGAATGGAGGTAAAATTGGGCAGACACGCATTGAGGATTACTCGTATGACAAGGATGTTGTAGAGATCAAACTGCCAGATACAGTTCTTTCTTCTGATTACGGTGTCCATTTTGTCAAGGATGTCTGCATTGATGAAGGAGTTCTTCCTAATCAAAAGACTTCATCAGAAAAGCAAGTAGATCAAAAGGTATCCATGAACTTTGATTCCTCAGAATATACAAATGGTGACCTAAGGGAAGAGATAAGTGCTGACTCTACAAAAACTGCACATGGATTAAAATCAGAAATAGTTATCCTACCTGTCATGTGTGATACTGATGGCAATACTGGGGAACAGAACTCCTCATGCAAAAAGCATGATCTTGAAGATAACAATACTGCAGATGTATCTACCGATTCTAATGATGAGGAATTAAATCCCAAACAATTACCATGTCATGAAGTTGCACAAGATTGCCAGGAGGTTGGCAGTATCATTTCTGAGAGCAATGAAAATCAGGACCGGCTTTTCACTGGAGAAACAACCCATCAA GTTTCATCGAATGATTGTTATGAAACTGGAATTGGTATTGCATCGGAGACCAGTAACATCATTCACAATGATTTACCAGTACAATCAGCCGCTGCTGATTTCTCGGTGGTGATACCTGAGGAAGTTGCTGTCAGTGCTGCATTGGATATGGAAGGATCCAATCAAGTTAATCACTAtaacccttttattgcctatggATCACTAGACGAGACATGGGAACCTAATTACTCTCTCCCTACTATTGTGAATGCCGCATCTATAGCACCCATCTGTCCTATTGAAAAGACAGATAGTTTTAGTGATCTTGTCAACAGAGCACTGAAAGGATTTGATCCCATTGAAATAGATGAAGCCATAATTGAAGAGAATAGGTTAGATTCTGTTGAAGAAAGTTCAAGTACATTGGATGTCCAAGCATCTGAACAATGTAATGATCAGAGTGAGAGTCTCACTAATAATGATGTGAAGACTGATGTAGCACATGAAATGGGCACTGCTACATCTCTATCCATTAGCAATGGAGAGCATAGTGACGTCAAAAGTGATAATGGTCAGAAATATGAGATTGATGGTCAAGATATAAATGATTTCAACCCAAGAGATGCGGAGCTTGGCACAAAAATAAGTGAGGACATCACGGATAGTAAGAGTTCAACTCCTGTGCAAACAGAATCTGTGGTTCAACAAAATGGGCCTGATAGCGCAAAAGTGACCGCACAAACTGTTATTCGCAATCCCTTTGAATCAAGCTTCTCTGGACCTAGCATTACCTCAGGTCCACTAACGCCCTCTGGTCACATACCTTATTCTGGCAATATTTCTCTTCGATCAGAAAGTAGCACAACAAGTACTCGGTCCTTTGCATTTCCAGT ACTACAGAACGAGTGGAACAGCAGCCCCGTGAAGATGGCAAAGGCCGACCGCAGGCGTCTGAAGGAAGACCGAGGCTGGGGTTACAGAATCCTTTGCTGTAAATTCTGA